In one window of Hyla sarda isolate aHylSar1 chromosome 1, aHylSar1.hap1, whole genome shotgun sequence DNA:
- the FZD10 gene encoding frizzled-10, which produces MAITALLSRSTLLVLLGICLCSGISSIDTDRTGDGKCQTIEIPMCKDIGYNMTRMPNLMGHENQREAAIQLHEFAPLVEYGCHSHLKFFLCSLYAPMCTEQVSTPIPACRVMCEQARLKCSPIMEQFNFKWPDSLDCSKLPNKNDPNYLCMEAPNNGTDEAPRGSSMLPPIFRPQRPSNSLDTQPKDLPSRTTCENSGKFHHVEKSASCAPLCTSGVDVYWSKHDKKFAFIWIAIWSILCFFSSAFTVLTFLIDPQRFKYPERPIIFLSMCYCVYSVGYIIRLFAGADSIACDRDSGKLYVIQEGLESTGCTIVFLILYYFGMASSLWWVILTLTWFLAAGKKWGHEAIEANSSYFHLAAWAIPAVKTIMILVMRRVAGDELTGVCYVGSMDVNALTGFVLIPLACYLIIGTSFILSGFVALFHIRRVMKTGGENTDKLEKLMVRIGVFSVLYTVPATCVIACYFYERLNMDYWKILATQDKCKRNSQTQTLDCTMTNSIPAVEIFMVKIFMLLVVGITSGMWIWTSKTLQSWQNVFSKRLKKRSRRKPASVITSTGIYKKPQQPQKLHHGKYESALQPPTCV; this is translated from the coding sequence ATGGCTATCACAGCTCTGCTCTCACGATCCACTCTGCTTGTGCTGCTGGGAATATGCCTCTGCTCAGGGATCAGCTCCATAGACACAGACCGGACTGGTGATGGCAAGTGTCAAACCATAGAAATCCCTATGTGTAAGGACATTGGCTATAACATGACCAGGATGCCAAACTTGATGGGACATGAAAACCAGAGGGAGGCAGCCATCCAGCTCCATGAGTTTGCACCTCTGGTGGAGTATGGTTGTCACAGCCACCTGAAGTTCTTCTTGTGCTCCCTGTATGCTCCCATGTGCACCGAGCAGGTGTCCACCCCAATTCCAGCCTGCAGGGTCATGTGTGAACAGGCAAGACTCAAGTGCTCACCCATAATGGAGCAGTTTAACTTCAAGTGGCCAGACTCCCTGGATTGTAGCAAGCTGCCAAACAAGAACGACCCAAACTACCTGTGTATGGAGGCTCCCAACAATGGGACAGATGAGGCCCCCAGAGGATCTAGCATGCTGCCTCCTATATTCAGGCCACAGAGACCCAGCAATAGCCTTGACACCCAGCCCAAGGATCTACCCAGCAGGACAACTTGTGAGAACTCAGGAAAGTTCCACCATGTGGAGAAGAGTGCTTCTTGTGCTCCCCTATGCACCTCTGGAGTAGATGTTTACTGGAGCAAGCATGACAAAAAGTTTGCCTTCATCTGGATTGCTATTTGGTCTATTTTGTGCTTTTTCTCCAGCGCTTTTACTGTGCTCACCTTCCTAATTGATCCTCAGCGCTTCAAGTATCCCGAGAGGCCTATCATATTCTTGTCCATGTGCTACTGTGTGTATTCTGTAGGATACATCATCCGTCTTTTTGCTGGAGCAGACAGTATAGCTTGCGATAGAGACAGTGGGAAGCTCTACGTCATCCAGGAGGGTCTAGAGAGCACCGGCTGCACCATAGTGTTCCTGATTCTCTACTACTTTGGTATGGCCAGCTCCTTGTGGTGGGTAATTCTGACACTGACCTGGTTCCTGGCTGCAGGGAAAAAATGGGGACATGAAGCTATTGAGGCCAACAGTAGCTATTTCCATTTGGCTGCATGGGCTATCCCAGCTGTGAAGACCATCATGATCCTGGTCATGAGGAGAGTAGCTGGGGATGAACTCACAGGGGTTTGTTATGTTGGCAGCATGGATGTCAATGCCTTGACGGGCTTTGTGCTTATTCCCTTGGCCTGCTACCTCATCATTGGCACTTCCTTTATTCTCTCTGGCTTTGTGGCTCTTTTTCACATTAGAAGAGTCATGAAAACTGGAGGGGAAAACACTGACAAGTTAGAGAAACTTATGGTCAGGATTGGTGTCTTTTCTGTTCTGTACACAGTCCCTGCCACTTGTGTCATTGCTTGCTATTTCTATGAACGACTTAACATGGACTACTGGAAAATATTAGCCACACAAGATAAATGTAAACGCAACAGTCAGACTCAAACCCTGGATTGTACAATGACAAACTCTATACCAGCTGTAGaaatttttatggtaaaaatatttATGTTATTAGTTGTGGGTATAACCAGTGGGATGTGGATATGGACTTCTAAAACCTTACAGTCATGGCAGAATGTTTTTAGCAAAAGGTTAAAGAAAAGGAGCAGGCGAAAACCTGCAAGTGTCATCACTAGTACAGGAATCTACAAAAAGCCTCAGCAACCCCAAAAACTTCACCATGGAAAGTATGAATCTGCCTTACAGCCGCCCACCTGTGTATGA